The Verrucomicrobiia bacterium genomic interval GCTCTGCGTGAAGCAATCTCGTTCTTTGATCAGGCGATCCACCTTCGCCAAACGCTTCCTCTCGATGCACTGCCGTGGTCACGGTACGGATTCATCGCGGGCTGGATGAATCGTGGTGATGCGCTCACACGCCTTGGCTCCCCTGCAGAACTCACGGACGCCGTGCGATCGTTTGACCGCGCCCTTGCAGAGTTGCGCTTGCTGCCACTCGACATGAGCCCGTTGTTCCGTCAGCGACTCGCAATCGCGTGGCTGAACCGTGGGATCGCCTCGCAGCAACAGGGGACTCATGCTGCGCTGCAGGAGGCATTGCGTTCGTTTGAGCAGTGCGCCATCGCCGCGGAACATGCAGCGGTCAGGCAATTGCCTGAGGGACGCGAATTGCTGGCCGCCGCTGCGACCAATCGAAGCAACACGTTGCTGCAGCTGCCGGTTCCACGTCCGTTGGAGGCGCGGGCGGGTGTGCGGGAAGTTCTGGCCGGGTTGCGCGATGGCGAGCAATCCAATGTCCGGCTCGCAGAGATCGGACTCCGCTCGCGCCATGTGCTGTGCCGGTCGCTCGCGCTGTTGCTGACCAAACCCGGGTCGGCTGGCGATTCGAATCAATGGCTGGATGAAGCCACTGAAGCGGTGGAGCAGGGGCTGGCGCTCGTGAGCCATTGGGAAAGCCGGGGTGTCAGCAGCTTCGCCCCGATGCGGCTGGATCTGTTCCGATTCGGAGCGCGCGTGTACCAAACATATCAACCGCAGTTCCTGACGGAGTTTCTGCTGGAGCAAGTGGATTCCCGCAGCAATGCAGCCGCGATGCACGCGGCTGCATTGGAAGCGTTATGGCGCGCGGCAGCGGACGTCCCCGCGCGCGGCGGGCTTGCGGTGAACTCGCAACGCTTTGACGAACTGTTGCGTGAGCTTGCCGACCTGCGCGTGACAGAGGAAAAGCTGGACAGCCTGCGCCGCCGATCAGCCTTTCATTGAGGCTTCAGGCGTATTCCTGGATGGCTTCCTCGCCGCCGCGAATCGGATGCGATGCCATTAAGGGCTCCTCGGGATTGCGAAAATCGATGTTTGCGAGATCTGTGTAATGACGGAAAACGTCGACGTTCTGTATAAAGCCGGAGAACCGTTCGCAGCCAGGGCCGAATGCCGTCACGGGCACGTAATCCGAAGTGTGCGCATTGCTGGTCCAGCCGACGGAGATGTGATTGGCGAGGAGCTGGCCAAGTTGCACGACGTCGGAGTTCATCGCGTCATAAACCGGCGCCCCCTTTTTCGCGAGATACGCCTGGAACAGCCCTGCCTTGCGATCCGGCACAGCATACCCCGTCAATTCAGCCACAACCTCCTGGATGTGTTTAATCTCAGGAACGAAGTCACCGGGCGGACGTTCGCCCGATGCGGAGGAGCGCTCAGGATCGTGAACTGAAACCGTGGGACGAGGACGGCGCAATTCGCGGAGAATGCCGCTGAACGAAGCCTTGATGCCTGCCAGCTGCTTGAACTTGCGGGAGCTGTCTCGATATCCGTCGCCTGAACCATTGACGCCCATGTTGCCGTTCCCGTGATCGGTCGTGATGACTACCAGCGTATTGGGATGGCGCTTTTGGAAAGCAAGCACGACATCAAGCGCTTCATCAAACGCAATCAAGTCTCGCAACGCCGCCGCGGCATCGCAGCTGTGCGCGCCGTGATCCACGCGTCCCCCCTCGACCTGCAGGATGAACTGGTCATTGCGGCCGAGCCACTCCAGCGCGCGGCCCGTCATCGCCGCAAGGACAGGCACGCGTTCCATCAATCGCGGATCGGAAATTTGATCGAGGGTGTATGGCAGGTGGCTGTCGGAGAACGTGCCGATCCAGCGCTTGCTGGTGGGCGCGGAAGCCAGATCGGAAGCCGTGCGCATCACGTGATAACCCGCAGCCGCGAAGTCCGCCCGCAAATCACGTTTGTCGCGTCGTCTTGCGGGATCGATGAATTTGGAGCCGCCCCCGAGCAGGACGTCCACGCCGCGCTCAAGGTATTGCTGCGCGATTTCATCGCCTTCACCGCGGCTGTCCGTGGCGGCGGCGAAACCGGCCGGAGTTGCGTGTGTGATCTCCGTTGTCGTGACGAGTCCGCGTTTCCAGCCGGCCTGGGAAAACAGTTCGTAAAGCGTGGTGAGCGGTTTGCCCGAGGGCAGTTGATTGACGACGCCGTTGCGCACGCGCGAACCCGAACCCCAGCTCGACGATGCTGCGGAGGAATCGGTCACCATTGAATCCAGCGATCGC includes:
- a CDS encoding alkaline phosphatase, whose translation is MISRRRFVSRSVLAAGTAAGFPFIARSADAPATVGQKPERIIHMVADGMSLGTLTCADYLSHQLRQRGLTWIALANQPGVKQGLMNMRSLDSMVTDSSAASSSWGSGSRVRNGVVNQLPSGKPLTTLYELFSQAGWKRGLVTTTEITHATPAGFAAATDSRGEGDEIAQQYLERGVDVLLGGGSKFIDPARRRDKRDLRADFAAAGYHVMRTASDLASAPTSKRWIGTFSDSHLPYTLDQISDPRLMERVPVLAAMTGRALEWLGRNDQFILQVEGGRVDHGAHSCDAAAALRDLIAFDEALDVVLAFQKRHPNTLVVITTDHGNGNMGVNGSGDGYRDSSRKFKQLAGIKASFSGILRELRRPRPTVSVHDPERSSASGERPPGDFVPEIKHIQEVVAELTGYAVPDRKAGLFQAYLAKKGAPVYDAMNSDVVQLGQLLANHISVGWTSNAHTSDYVPVTAFGPGCERFSGFIQNVDVFRHYTDLANIDFRNPEEPLMASHPIRGGEEAIQEYA